The genomic window CGGTTAATCCAATAGGTAATGCCGGTGTCTCAGTCAATTGTTTTTGGTTACGGCGATATTCAACCATATGCATATAAGCAGTAATGGCGCCTTCCGGAGTTCGATATGTTGGAATACTCGTTTCACTAAAACGTTTACGTGCATCCTGGGATGAATATTCGCCACACCAGTTAGTTAATATAGTTAACCATTTACCGCGGGGATGTGATTGAATAGTTTGAATGATCCTCTCCGCGGTAAATAAACTGGGGGCTATAGTACTAGGCGAATGAATAAGTAATATAGCATCATGATCCTGGCTATCTAACATAATATTAAGGATTTTAATGTAACATTCGATGGTTGCATCATCACCGATATTAATTGGATTTTGATTTGAGTGAAGATTGGGAAAAATGGCTTGAATTTTTTGTTGAGTATTAGTATTAAGTTTTGCCAACTTTCCTTTGCGCCGAAAAAGCTCATCGAGGGCCATTGCGGCAGGCCCGTTACCATTACTAATAATAGAGAGTCTGTCCCCCTTTAAAGGGGACATGTGACTTAATGTTTCAACTGCGGAAAACATTTCATGGGTATCTTGCACTCGAAGTAATCCTGCTCGTTGAATAGCTGCGTCATAAGCAGCATCAAAGCTTTGTACTTCTCCTAGTAAATATTGTGCTTGTTGAGTACGTCCACTTTTAACAACTAGAATAGGTTTATTACGTGATGCACTGCGAGCAGCTGAAAGGAATCTCCGCGCCTGCTGAATATGTTCTATATAGAGTAATATGGCGCTGGTTTTATTATCTCTAGCAAGAAAATCAAGTAGATCATCGATATCAATATCCAAACTATTTCCCAATGCAATAAAGTAAGAAAAGCCAATTTTACGCTGTTGTGCCCAGTCCAGAATAATATTAGAAACTGCAGCAGATTGAGAAATAAAAGCTAGTTTGCCTTTTAAGATTGGAATTGGTGAAAAGCTAGCATTTAATTGTTGCCAGGGTGCTAGGATCCCCAAACTATTGGGCCCCAATAATCTTATATTGTATCGTTGTGTTAATGCTTTCAGTTTTACAAACTGAGAAGGAGGCGATGATAGGATAATGGCTGCTTTACAACCCATTTTGCCCAGTTGTTTTAGACAAGTTAAATTTCTATCTGCATTTGTGCAGATAACCGCTAAATCTGGTGAGAATGGTAATTTATCAATTGTAGGATAGGTGAGTATTCCCATTACCGCATTTTTATTTGGTGTAACCGGCAGGATCGGGCCTGTAAAACCACTAGAAAGTAGATTCTTTATAATCACGGATCCTGCTCGTTCTGGTTTTTCTGAGGCACCAATAACTGCAATGGATTTAGGTCGCAATAATGCGTCGAGTCCACGCTGGCTCATAGATATTTACCTTGTCATGGGTATTGTCTATCAATGTAGCTGATATTTTCGCATTTTTCTGTGATTTTTGCCGCCAGAGAACAAAGTTTGTTGGTTAGATACTATTTATAAAAAATAAATCATGAAGTGATAATTTTATAATTATTAGTTTCTTATGAATATTTTTTCATTCTTGAATGGTGTTATTTTAACATCACACACATTTACACGATAAAGATTAAGTGGTGTTAAAAAAATTAGTTTGTTATTGAGAGCGGAATTTAAAAGTAAAAAAAAGATAAAAGTTTACTATTCCAAATAGTAAAGAATATTATTTTGTTTTATATGAAATAAAAAATTATTTTAACATGTTACTGTCAAGAATTATTATTCTGAACAGAAATTAATAAAAAAGTATTTTGAGCGATATGATATTGGCAATAATGGAGAATTCAACATCATAGAGGTTAATATGTTTAATATCTTTAAAAACGAAAATATTTTATTTTCACCCATAGAGCCCGACCTTATTAGCGAAGAACAGGCCAAAGTAAAAAAGGACTTGGCAATTTTAACCAAAAAATTAACTTTAGATAGTGGTTTAGCTGATAGGCAAGATTTGCAAAATAAAAAACTAGCTATTTTACTGGAGAAATTACAAACAAGAGAAGCAGGTGATTGCGTTGAACTAAATGAAATTGACTTGACGGGCATGGAATTACCCGCAGCGATTGAACTTTATAACGTTAATTTAATGCACAGTAAATTAGTAGCGGTTAAGATGATGAATGCTAATTTACAACATAGTAATTTGTCTAGCACGGATTTGAGCAAAATAGATTTAAGTGATGCTAAATTAAATAATGCCACTTTGATCCAGTCGGTTCTGACAGATGCGAATATCGCTAATGCAGATTTGCAAAACGCAAATTTCAGGAGCGCTAATTTAAAATATTGCAATTTGGCAATGGCTAATTTGAGCAGAGCTCATCTACAAGACGCTGATTTAATGAGAGCGAAGTTGATGGGAGCAAATTTATCGCAGGCATTTTTATTGTGTAGCATTATGCAGCGAGCTGATTTAACCGCAGCAAATATGTTTAATGCCGAGATGTTGAGCATAGATTTAACAGACGCTAATTTGACTAACGCTAATTTAGAACAGGTGAGGGGTGAAAATTCAATATTAAATAACGCTAAATTAATAGGTGCAAATTTAACGCGAGCTTTTTTTCGTGGCGCTAATATGCAAAATGTAGATCTTACCAACGCAATTTTACTTAATACCCATTTGTTTGGTGCAGACTTGACTAATGCGAATCTCACGGATGCAAATTTAAAAAATGCTAATCTAACCAATGTTAACCTCACTAACAGCAATTTAAGTGGTGCGACAATATCTTTGCAATCGGTTATTAACTTAGATCTCCAGTCGATCATTTTGCATAAAGCAATTAATTTATCGATTGAGTTAAAGTGGGAACAAAATAGCCTTGATCAATATTTAAATCATTTAAATAATCGAGAGACAAATAGTGTATTAACCCAGATAGCTAGCATTGATAAAATGTACGATGCGGCAAAAATAGATATGATAAAACAAATTATCGCATCATTAAGTAATCAGCGAGTTAACATTTCCTCTGTCGCAGCATCATTGATCGATATTTTAGCTGAACCACCCTATTATGCGGATGCTGAAATTTCAAATTGGCTAAAAAGTGTTTGTGCTAACTATATTGAAAAATTTAATGATTGGCCGATGCCATTACAAAAAGAATCGGTTATTAATTTGATGATTGATACTTTCCAACATTATCCTGATTTACTTTTTAATTGTAATTCAGCCTTTATACAGATTATTTCCCAAGCAATATATAAAATTGATTCAGCGCAATTAAAGCAAAAAGCGATTTCTGTTTATGAGCATTACCTAAAAAGTAGCCAAATCCAACCTTATGTCCAGATGGATGATTTTGGCTGTTATGGTGAAAATAAAACCGATTGGTCAGACAAAAATGCGGCAAACTATATTCTATTTTCTTCTACCGAACAGGGTTATGCCATGATGTTGTCGCAAAATGTACTAGCTGGAATGTTAATGCCAAATCTAGCAGGCAAAGATCAAGTATTAAACCAATTTTTTCTTTACCAGCAACAAAATAATTTAAATCAAGCTGATTATCAATTAGAGGATATTTTAAAAAATAAATTTCCAATATTTTATAGCGGATATCAATCTCTGCTTAGAATAAATACTTTTAACCGTTTGCTTGATTTATTAGATTTAGATGAAAAATTGTATGACTTATTTATTGCAGTAACAAAAAAAGCTATTTCAACAGAAAAATTAGTTAATCCTGAAGAACAAATTCAACTAGAAAAGCTATTAACTAATAAAGCATATCAGTTTATCGCGCCAAGTGATTATCAATTAACAGAAAAATTTTATCAGAATATTCTCAATACCTATAAATTGAAAGAGGCAACTGATAAGGAAAAAGCAGAAAAAATATTTAGCTTATCAGCGGTATTTGTTAAATATACTTCTAGTGCTATTTTGGGTACTGAGACGGAATCACCTAATGCTTTAAGATATTTTTCCTGTGCGATGTTAAATAAAGCCTATGAACTTTGCCCGGCCATTTTTGATTCTGAGCAACAAATTACAGAGTGGAAAAATAGATTACTTGGCTTAGAAAAAACTTTTTCTTGTACTGCGGTATTGTCTAGCGCAATGATAGATCACGCAAGGAAACAATTTTCTAATCAATTAGCAACTGTATTGCCGCCTGATTGGTATTAAACGTTAATCTAAAATTTTACCGAGATGATTTTTTTAGCTTTACCGTTTAATTGGTTATAAATTGATTGTTTGTTGGTAAATAATAATAGCGAGTTCTCTGACGTAGGCTAACAGCGCTTTTTATATTGCTATTTACCCATCAACATTTGATTTGAATGGTTTACTATCAATGGTATGTTGTAGAGCTAAACCTTAGCATGATATTAATAACATACATGCCAAACTCTTGCTAATGATTAGAATCAATACTCAGAGAACTCACTGTGACATATATGAACACAACTTTATTTAATTTAAGCTAACTTTTCCATACGTAAAATATGTCCTGTACTGTAATTAGTGCCATCTATTGCTCCGGCTAATAGTGCACCGCCTAAATTCATTATTGTACCAACAGGATCACCAATCTTGGCCCAACCTACCGATGATCTGGCGAAGGCAGAGGTATTAGATCTAAAACCATTTTCAACATCAGTGCTATCCTGAGCATACTGCCTAGCCTTCCAGCTGGGTATATCTACCCCGTAAGTTCCCATACTACCGTTTATATTATATATTGCTTGACCAAATGGTTGATGGCAATTCTGAGTCTGCTCAGAAAGCAGCTGTCGAGTTTGGCTTAATTGCTGAGGAGTGACTTGGTTTGGAAATAGCGCTTGATTAACACCAACAACAAAATCATTAAACATCTTCATTTTTCCCCCTAGTTAAGTATTTAAACGTTGATCCTAAAATTAGTTATAAGTATTTAAATTATTCGCTAAAAACTTACTCACTATGCTTAAGTAATGGCAATAGGTTGCTATTTTTTGTAACAAATAAGTTCTTTGCAGCAAATTTCTTATGCTATAATTTCTAGCATTAATTCAGAAAATTGAACAAACTCATCGAACCTGCCGATTAAATTTTTTTCAGAAAAAACCATATCAGTAAATCCTTGCCAAATAACTAGCTGTTTATCATCACTGATTGCTAATACTGGTTGATGCATTTGATGATTTATTAAATTAAATTTCATTAACTCAAGAATTTTTTCTTGGCTAATAGTTTGTAATACAGTGCACAAAACCAATCTACCCACAGGGTACTCAATTAATCTAACGGAAAATTTTCCATCTACTCTGATGGAAAAATCAATTTGATTGAAATTTATTGGTAATTGCAGTCCAATATTTTCATACAGTAACGTTAATTGAGCCGCAAATTCATCTCTCATATGTTTATCCCTTTCGAATAATACAAATTAGATGGTCTAATTATTAAATGAATAAAATTCAATCATGATCAGGTATAGACCTGAAATATTTTATATTTTGTTAAAATACCCATTAGTAGCTAAAAATAAGCTAAATCTAAAGGTGAGCAAATAATTAAATAAGCCTGATTTAAAAAACAACACTATTATAAAAATAATATTATTGACTAAGGCCGATGTTTAATTAAAAACGCTATTACTATGTTTGCATTTAGAACTTAGCGAGCAATAGAACGCTTTGGAAAGAGTAGAGATACTACACATACAAGCTACACAACAGCTACTTATCAATAGGTAACTATAAATTAGGGAAATGTCTTTTATCCTTTAATTGGCTGAAAATTTTTCTATAGCAGCAAAATTTAATCTTTCTCTACTAATGCGCCAGCTTTCTATTTGTTCGGTTAATAATAAAGTATAAAAAGTCAGTAGCGTTAGATCCTAACATCATGTAATCTGCCTGGCATAACGTGGCTGGAGGCACTCATGAATGATTCATATAGCGGTAAAAACGGTAAAGTAAAAGTGATGTATGTTCGTAATAACGACAACAACACCACCAATGATCGACGAAAGAATAAACATCTTTCCGCTAAAAATAAGAAATCGTCATCACGCCGTAGTGATCGTAATCATGAACGTTTAACGGATGATCCTTGGAAAGCGATTTCTCAAAGGAGAGATCCTGTTACTAGCCATAGTGGTATTAGTGGTAAAAGTCTACTTGATCCAGAACAAATCCGTCGCCAGCGTTTAGAAGAGACACGTATCTATGGTGAGCATGCCTGTCAAGCGATGTTCAAACATCGTCCGGAGGCAATTGTTCGCGCCTGGTTTGTTCAGTCTATCACTCCCCATTTCCGCGATGCACTTAAGTGGATGGCAGCAAATCGCAAAGCTTATCATGTGGTTAACGAAGAAGAGCTGGTAAAAGCTTCTGGTACAGAGCATCACGGTGGAGTTTGTTTCTTGATTAAAAAGCGAGCTGGGTTTGATGCTGAAGCTTATTTAGCCCAATCGACTAAAATTGATTGTGTATTAGCTGTTGAAGATATTGGTAATCCACATAATTTAGGGGCGATTATGCGTAGTTGCGCTCATTTTGGTGTACAAGGCATTATTCTGCATGATGTTGCAGCAATGGAATCAGGCTCTGCGGTTAGAACCGCAGCAGGGGGCGCCGAGTATATTAAAGGCATTCAATCAGATAATTTTGCTACCACATTGAATAAATTTCGTCATGCAGGCTATACCATTGTTACAACGTCTAGTCACAAAGATAATATTGATATTGCTAAAGCTGAGTTACCGGGAAAAACAGTACTGCTATTGGAACAGGAAAGTGATGGATTGACGGCAAGCCTTTGTCAGAATGGCGATATGAGTTTGTCTATTGGAGGCACTGGTCAGGTTAAAAGTCTAAACGTTTCGGTCGCTGCCGGTATTATATTGGCTAAATGGTGGCAACAAAATAAAATTTAGTCATATTTTATTGAGATAGTTAGTCAAACTAAACTATCTCAATAACTATCATAATTATTGCCTAGCTTATTTTTTATCACACTTTCTATTAATGTGCGCCTCCGCTGTTTTGGCTATCGCCTGCAGTGAAAGGTGGTTTTGCCAACCAAAGTAAAACTAAAAGAGCAATAAAAACGCCTGCTGATAACCAAAAAATTTCATTAGCTGAGATAATTAATCCTTGATCAGTAATCATTTTGGCTAGATAAGCTGATGATTGTTGCTCATTTAATCCTAGTGCGGACAATTTTGCGTAGAATTGTTGCGACTCTGGATTATAGGGGGTAATAATCTCCGTAAAGTGGGCATGATGCATTGCTTCCCTTTGTGTCCATAAAGTGGTTGTTACAGACGTTCCTATCGCTCCGGCAAGTGTGCGGGCAAAATTGGATAAACTGGATGCTGAGGCGATCTTTTCAGCTGGCAAGCCAGATAGAGTAATGGTGGTAAGTGGCATAAAAAAGCAAGCAATAGCTAATCCTTGAACGAATTGCGGCCAAGCTGCGGCTGCAAAATCCATTGCCGGCTCAA from Arsenophonus sp. aPb includes these protein-coding regions:
- a CDS encoding CesT family type III secretion system chaperone, whose product is MRDEFAAQLTLLYENIGLQLPINFNQIDFSIRVDGKFSVRLIEYPVGRLVLCTVLQTISQEKILELMKFNLINHQMHQPVLAISDDKQLVIWQGFTDMVFSEKNLIGRFDEFVQFSELMLEIIA
- a CDS encoding pentapeptide repeat-containing protein, whose product is MFNIFKNENILFSPIEPDLISEEQAKVKKDLAILTKKLTLDSGLADRQDLQNKKLAILLEKLQTREAGDCVELNEIDLTGMELPAAIELYNVNLMHSKLVAVKMMNANLQHSNLSSTDLSKIDLSDAKLNNATLIQSVLTDANIANADLQNANFRSANLKYCNLAMANLSRAHLQDADLMRAKLMGANLSQAFLLCSIMQRADLTAANMFNAEMLSIDLTDANLTNANLEQVRGENSILNNAKLIGANLTRAFFRGANMQNVDLTNAILLNTHLFGADLTNANLTDANLKNANLTNVNLTNSNLSGATISLQSVINLDLQSIILHKAINLSIELKWEQNSLDQYLNHLNNRETNSVLTQIASIDKMYDAAKIDMIKQIIASLSNQRVNISSVAASLIDILAEPPYYADAEISNWLKSVCANYIEKFNDWPMPLQKESVINLMIDTFQHYPDLLFNCNSAFIQIISQAIYKIDSAQLKQKAISVYEHYLKSSQIQPYVQMDDFGCYGENKTDWSDKNAANYILFSSTEQGYAMMLSQNVLAGMLMPNLAGKDQVLNQFFLYQQQNNLNQADYQLEDILKNKFPIFYSGYQSLLRINTFNRLLDLLDLDEKLYDLFIAVTKKAISTEKLVNPEEQIQLEKLLTNKAYQFIAPSDYQLTEKFYQNILNTYKLKEATDKEKAEKIFSLSAVFVKYTSSAILGTETESPNALRYFSCAMLNKAYELCPAIFDSEQQITEWKNRLLGLEKTFSCTAVLSSAMIDHARKQFSNQLATVLPPDWY
- a CDS encoding bifunctional acetate--CoA ligase family protein/GNAT family N-acetyltransferase; this encodes MSQRGLDALLRPKSIAVIGASEKPERAGSVIIKNLLSSGFTGPILPVTPNKNAVMGILTYPTIDKLPFSPDLAVICTNADRNLTCLKQLGKMGCKAAIILSSPPSQFVKLKALTQRYNIRLLGPNSLGILAPWQQLNASFSPIPILKGKLAFISQSAAVSNIILDWAQQRKIGFSYFIALGNSLDIDIDDLLDFLARDNKTSAILLYIEHIQQARRFLSAARSASRNKPILVVKSGRTQQAQYLLGEVQSFDAAYDAAIQRAGLLRVQDTHEMFSAVETLSHMSPLKGDRLSIISNGNGPAAMALDELFRRKGKLAKLNTNTQQKIQAIFPNLHSNQNPINIGDDATIECYIKILNIMLDSQDHDAILLIHSPSTIAPSLFTAERIIQTIQSHPRGKWLTILTNWCGEYSSQDARKRFSETSIPTYRTPEGAITAYMHMVEYRRNQKQLTETPALPIGLTANTTKAHALIEKALKKGVTQLDTHEVEPILRAYGLKILPTWIAHNSDQAIAIAEKIGYPVALKLRSADIPHKSDIQGVMLYLRNAKEVADASQGIFDRAAQHFPNAIIQGLLVQSMANKAGSLELKIAIEQDPIFGPLILLGDGDIEWQPETHAAVALPPLNMTLARYLVIQAIKNQKIKSTNSSHQLNIDGLCQLLVRVSNLLIDCPQIVRLNIHPLLAFEEEFTLLDVTMELCPIVGDPKARLAIRPYPNELEEIISLKNGIKCLLRPILPEDEHLLKDFITQVTKEDLYYRYFSEISEFTHDDLANMTQIDYDREMAFIAIKKNSEIIGVVRVVEDPDNQQAEFAVLVRSDMKGNTLGYQLMDKIIRYSRSRGTQRLTAITMPENKKMLQLAQKLGFNLDPQFEDSIVNLDLAL
- a CDS encoding tRNA/rRNA methyltransferase, which produces MNDSYSGKNGKVKVMYVRNNDNNTTNDRRKNKHLSAKNKKSSSRRSDRNHERLTDDPWKAISQRRDPVTSHSGISGKSLLDPEQIRRQRLEETRIYGEHACQAMFKHRPEAIVRAWFVQSITPHFRDALKWMAANRKAYHVVNEEELVKASGTEHHGGVCFLIKKRAGFDAEAYLAQSTKIDCVLAVEDIGNPHNLGAIMRSCAHFGVQGIILHDVAAMESGSAVRTAAGGAEYIKGIQSDNFATTLNKFRHAGYTIVTTSSHKDNIDIAKAELPGKTVLLLEQESDGLTASLCQNGDMSLSIGGTGQVKSLNVSVAAGIILAKWWQQNKI